From the genome of Glycine max cultivar Williams 82 chromosome 2, Glycine_max_v4.0, whole genome shotgun sequence, one region includes:
- the LOC100809980 gene encoding probable inactive receptor kinase At5g10020 isoform X1, whose protein sequence is MLGLRATRKGMQAIWFMLSLLVAIALGNSDIDALLEFKKSIQNDPSGLVVNSWDSRSLDSDGCPKNWYGIVCSEGSVLSITLDNAGLVGELNFLAINGLTMLRNLSAVNNQFTGDLLHIATIESLEYLDLSLNKFNGPLLSNFVQLRKLVYLNLSSNELGGTLPVDFHKLEQLKYLDLHMNNFFGDIMHIFYPMGSVLYVDLSSNRFSGTPDLGLADESFLSSIQYLNISHNSLSGELFVHDGMPYLDNLEVFDASNNQLEGNIPSFTFVVSLRILRLACNQLTGLLPEALLKESSMMLSELDLSQNKLEGPIGIITSVTLRKLNLSSNKLYGPLPLRVGHCSIIDLSNNTLSGNFSRIRYWGNYVEVVQLSSNSLGGMLPNETSQFLRLTSLKVSNNSLEGFLPPILGTYPELEEIDLSLNQLSGFLLPSFFTSTKLINLDLSNNKFSGSILIQFQPPNNPIVSAENCSLVFLDLSHNNLSGTLPSNMSRLHNLAYLNLCNNQLVGTIPDDLPDELRVLNVSFNNLSGVVPESLKQFPDSAFHPGNTMLVFPHLQPSPKDTSNLGLREHRLQKKSATRIALIACLVAGGFVMAFVGIIIYYKVHHEKERTSKQNEARGITQESTFTSNIEEPYRNLEVLPPAQSGSSDDARNIHPVGKKPIDFGPSELGKNEEGTSTPMSILSPSNPSSSKSYQFENPGSLKVSSPDKLVGDLHIFDGSLALTAEELSCAPAEVIGRSCHGTLYKATLDSGHELAVKWLREGITKGKKELAREIKKLGTIKHPNLVSVQGYYLGPKEHEKLIISNYMNAQSLDIYLHETDKGNLHPLSLDERLRVAVEVAQCLHFLHDEKAIPHGNLKSTNILLETPNRNVLLTDYTLHRILTAAGTAEQVLNAGALGYRPPEFARSSKPCPSLTSDVYAFGVILLELLTGRNSGEIVSGIPGVVDLIDWVRFLAEQNRSSQCFDRSLVDKNNGERPSKILDDMLKVALRCILPASDRPDLKTVFGDLSTISSPQAL, encoded by the exons TGCGATTAATGGCCTTACAATGCTTCGCAATTTGTCAGCTGTCAACAACCAGTTCACAGGAGATCTCTTACACATTGCCACAATAGAGTCACTTGAATATCTTGATTTATCCCTCAACAAGTTTAATGGGCCGTTACTCTCTAACTTCGTTCAGTTGCGCAAGTTAGTATATCTGAATCTTTCTTCAAATGAACTTGGAGGTACTCTTCCTGTTGACTTTCACAAACTTGAGCAGTTGAAGTATTTAGATTTGCACATGAATAACTTCTTTGGGGATATTATGCATATATTTTATCCGATGGGCAGTGTGCTATATGTTGACTTAAGCAGCAATAGGTTTTCTGGTACACCGGATTTGGGACTTGCAGATGAGTCATTTCTCTCTTCAATTCAGTATTTAAATATTAGCCATAATTCCTTGAGTGGTGAGTTATTTGTTCATGATGGTATGCCATACCTTGACAATTTAGAGGTCTTTGATGCTAGTAATAATCAGTTAGAGGGCAATATACCTTCCTTCACGTTTGTGGTATCTCTTCGGATTCTTCGACTTGCATGCAACCAGTTGACTGGTTTACTGCCCGAAGCTCTATTGAAGGAAAGTTCAATGATGTTGTCTGAACTGGATCTTAGTCAAAACAAGCTTGAAG GTCCCATTGGAATTATTACCTCGGTGACTCTGAGGAAGCTTAATTTATCTTCAAACAAATTGTATGGCCCCTTACCTCTCAGGGTAGGCCACTGTTCCATCATAGATTTGAGTAACAACACACTATCAGGTAATTTCTCAAGGATCCGGTATTGGGGTAACTATGTGGAAGTTGTTCAGCTAAGTAGCAACTCATTGGGAGGAATGCTACCAAATGAAACTTCTCAATTTTTAAGGTTAACTTCACTTAAGGTATCCAATAACTCATTGGAGGGCTTTCTCCCACCAATTTTGGGAACATATCCAGAACTAGAAGAGATTGATCTTAGCCTCAACCAGCTCTCTGGGTTCCTCCTGCCAAGCTTTTTCACCTCAACCAAATTGATTAATCTTGATCTCTCCAACAATAAATTTTCTGGATCAATTCTTATTCAATTTCAACCTCCAAATAATCCAATAGTTTCTGCTGAAAATTGTAGTCTGGTGTTTCTTGATCTTTCACACAACAACTTGAGTGGGACTCTTCCTTCAAATATGAGTAGGCTTCACAATTTGGCATATCTCAATCTATGCAACAACCAATTGGTAGGTACTATTCCTGATGACCTTCCAGATGAGTTGAGAGTATTGAATGTATCCTTTAATAATCTTTCTGGTGTTGTACCAGAAAGCTTAAAGCAGTTTCCCGACTCTGCATTTCATCCAGGAAATACTATGCTGGTATTTCCACATTTGCAACCATCACCAAAAGATACTTCCAACCTAGGTTTGAGGGAACATCGGTTACAAAAAAAGTCTGCAACTAGGATTGCCCTGATTGCATGTTTGGTTGCTGGTGGTTTTGTGATGGCTTTTGTgggtataataatttattataaggtTCATCATGAAAAAGAAAGGACTTCTAAACAAAATGAAGCAAGGGGCATCACCCAAGAGAGTACTTTCACATCAAATATAGAGGAACCTTATAGAAATTTGGAAGTATTACCACCTGCTCAAAGTGGGTCTTCTGATGATGCAAGAAACATTCATCCAGTGGGAAAGAAGCCAATAGATTTTGGCCCTTCTGAATTAGGTAAGAACGAGGAAGGAACATCTACCCCAATGTCTATTTTGTCTCCTTCAAATCCTTCATCTTCAAAAAGCTATCAGTTTGAGAATCCTGGTTCCCTCAAAGTCTCCTCTCCAGATAAACTGGTTGGAGACTTGCATATATTTGATGGATCCTTGGCGCTAACTGCGGAAGAACTTTCATGTGCTCCAGCAGAAGTTATTGGCAGGAGCTGTCATGGAACACTCTACAAAGCTACACTTGATTCTGGTCATGAATTGGCTGTCAAATGGTTAAGAGAAGGAATAACTAAAGGAAAAAAGGAGTTGGCTAGGGAAATAAAGAAACTTGGGACTATCAAGCATCCAAACCTGGTTTCTGTTCAGGGTTACTACTTGGGGCCAAAGGAACATGAGAAACTGATTATATCAAATTACATGAATGCACAATCTTTGGATATTTATCTCCATG AGACAGATAAAGGAAATCTCCATCCTTTGTCTCTTGATGAAAGGCTCAGGGTGGCTGTAGAGGTGGCACAATGTCTGCATTTCTTACACGATGAGAAAGCCATACCTCATGGCAATCTCAAATCCACAAACATTTTGCTAGAAACTCCCAACAGAAATGTTCTCCTCACTGACTACACCCTGCACAGGATACTCACTGCAGCTGGTACTGCTGAGCAAGTTCTGAATGCCGGTGCACTCGGCTATCGGCCTCCCGAGTTTGCTAGATCAAGCAAACCATGCCCTTCCTTGACAAGTGATGTCTATGCATTTGGAGTGATCTTGTTAGAGCTCCTAACAGGAAGAAATTCTGGAGAAATAGTTTCTGGGATTCCAGGGGTGGTTGACCTCATTGACTGGGTGAGGTTCTTAGCCGAACAAAACCGTTCTAGCCAGTGCTTTGATAGGTCTCTAGTGGACAAGAACAATGGGGAAAGACCATCTAAAATTCTTGATGACATGCTAAAGGTGGCTCTTAGATGCATCCTTCCAGCATCTGATAGGCCTGACCTGAAAACTGTCTTTGGTGATCTCTCAACAATAAG CTCTCCACAGGCATTATAA